In Leishmania mexicana MHOM/GT/2001/U1103 complete genome, chromosome 17, the following proteins share a genomic window:
- a CDS encoding putative protein kinase translates to MPLHKTRINADPHRSPPSAPANHIRTPVGSASSKSLAVSSLSTKLVDIPSPELKSNSGVPTGVSISDGGGIWDRRAPCRALTRPRRSTTAERREEAGDGVKVAKGGKASSSLGKAAAGRVGSQEDDEDGGDETSSEDDEDEEEDSDEEDDEGEEGGHYDGATSDQEEEEDDDDVDTGDSTADDEEDDASASASSSSSGSSTAPAEIGGRRSWRRKRGGRKSTQDSPTALKTTAMPSSASSGAPWRGGPESAAQPIRTKVSREGDVNVKVILTVRSRHWFRRYVKEVMTRFGFRKATDFDMYCIDRYGDRVDIDTEEDFEQLLDAFSEATGVGKESLVGTSGPHTSPPPPSLGLPNHLHGANQSSGSCGIPAAGDGLSMSGHAHERAMSLSASQNHTSSSYAAKFFSLSPRLDATIASSISVGSLVEDDGRSSGSVLRLYVRYSNAYYTDHRREFEQQMNHSRLYPQGTLSNGGNGAHPQPQGMSSTAASLFTNQQLQQQHLSLGSPSSKWNLQADQSPNSHVSPGAVGSPLARTLLAFTTCSVGSGSGDGGATASRDEVNAVRGQSSDWAAASADSVSLQFNETLNSNLAKTFRLDETEPLEWRRMSVLGKGSFGTVYEGITQDGKMLAVKVQELSLDDGEDAEAVKAVKTEINLMRSLKHKNIVTYYGCQTRVLPTGNQQMEVFLELCHGGSLASLRRKFVKAKEPFSISLVRSYTRQVLEGLAYLHAQNVVHRDIKSDNVLISAMGEAKLADFGCSKRLGPGTLPPGAAAAGAAQSSQEAAAARAAMHQTVVGSPFFMAPEVLREDGSYTGAADIWSVGCLALELLGREPWDITGKNIFQIMFRISKETGMPSGVPKQCPAILLDFFERCFQRDTKRRATAVQLLAHEWLTCPDKALEEVPPSPLSQKESPAE, encoded by the coding sequence ATGCCGCTGCACAAGACGCGGATCAACGCAGACCCGCATCGCtcacccccctccgcccctgcGAACCACATCAGGACACCTGTAGGTAGCGCGTCGTCGAAGTCCTTAGCCGTATCTTCCCTCTCAACGAAGCTGGTCGACATACCTTCGCCAGAGCTGAAGTCGAACAGTGGAGTCCCCACCGGCGTCAGCATcagtgacggtggtggcatCTGGGACCGGCGAGCACCGTGTCGTGCGCTGACGCGCCcccggcgcagcaccactgcGGAGCGCCGAGAAGAAGCCGGAGACGGCGTGAAGGTGGCGAAGGGGGGGAAGGCAAGCAGCTCACTCGGCAAGGCCGCTGCCGGACGCGTTGGCAGCCAGGAAGATGATGAGGACGGGGGCGATGAGACCTCGAGCGAAGACGATGAGGACGAAGAAGAGGATAGCGATgaggaagacgacgagggcgAAGAGGGTGGCCACTACGACGGCGCCACATCGGaccaggaggaggaggaggacgacgacgatgtaGACACCGGCGATAGCACCGCTGATGACGAGGAAGACGATGCGTCGGCGTCGGCTTCATCTTCCTCCTCGGGCTcttcgacggcgccggcagaGATCGGCGGCAGGAGGTCGTGGAGAAGGAAGCGGGGTGGGAGAAAGTCGACGCAGGACTCTCCCACGGCCCTAAAGACGACGGCCATGCCGTCATCGGCTTCAAGcggtgcgccgtggcgtggTGGGCCCGAgtcggcagcgcagccgatTCGCACAAAGGTGTCGAGAGAGGGGGATGTGAACGTGAAGGTCATCCTTACCGTTCGCTCTCGTCACTGGTTCCGCCGCTATGTCAAGGAGGTGATGACGCGCTTTGGCTTCCGGAAGGCGACCGACTTCGACATGTACTGCATTGACCGGTACGGTGACCGCGTCGACATCGATACGGAGGAGGACTTTGAACAGCTGCTTGACGCTTTTTCGGAGGCCACGGGGGTAGGCAAGGAGAGCCTCGTGGGCACCTCAGGCCCGCacacctctcctccgccgccgtccctgGGGCTTCCAAACCACCTGCACGGCGCCAACCAAAGCTCGGGTAGCTGTGGGATACCCGCGGCGGGCGATGGGCTCAGCATGAGTGGCCATGCCCACGAGCGAGCCATGAGCCTCAGCGCGAGTCAGAACCACACGTCCTCCTCCTATGCCGCCAAATTCTTCTCCTTATCCCCTCGACTGGACGCGACGATCGCGTCGTCCATCAGCGTTGGCAGCCTCGTGGAGGATGAcggcaggagcagcggcagcgtgctgCGGCTTTATGTGCGTTATTCGAATGCCTACTACACCGACCACCGCCGAGAGTTCGAGCAGCAGATGAATCATAGCCGGCTCTACCCGCAGGGCACTTTGAGTAACGGTGGCAACGGTGCCCATCCGCAGCCGCAGGGCATgtcgtcgacggcggcgtcgcttTTCACGaaccagcagctgcagcagcagcatcttTCGCTTGGCTCGCCTTCGAGCAAGTGGAATCTTCAAGCGGATCAGTCTCCAAACAGCCATGTCTCGCCGGGGGCAGTAGGTTCTCCCCTCGCGCGAACTCTTCTCGCGTTCACGACTtgcagcgtcggcagcggaagcggagatggcggcgccaccgcgagccGTGACGAGGTCAACGCTGTTCGTGGCCAATCGTCCGATTGggcggctgcctcggcggACAGCGTGTCGTTGCAGTTCAACGAGACACTGAACAGCAACCTTGCCAAGACGTTCCGGCTTGATGAGACCGAGCCGTTAGAATGGCGGCGTATGAGCGTGCTTGGCAAGGGCTCCTTCGGCACGGTGTACGAGGGCATCACCCAGGATGGGAAGATGCTGGCAGTGAAGGTGCAGGAGCTGTCcctcgacgacggcgaggacgcggaggcggtgaaggcggtAAAAACGGAGATCAATCTCATGCGTTCTCTGAAGCACAAGAACATTGTCACCTACTACGGGTGCCAGACACGCGTGCTGCCGACCGGCAACCAGCAGATGGAGGTGTTCCTCGAGCTATGCCACGGCGGCAGTCTCGCCTCCCTGCGGCGGAAGTTCGTAAAGGCCAAGGAGCCGTTCAGCATCTCGCTCGTGCGCTCATACACGCGACAGGTTCTGGAGGGGCTGGCCTACCTGCACGCCCAGAACGTCGTGCACCGCGACATCAAGAGCGACAACGTGCTCATATCTGCAATGGGTGAGGCAAAGCTCGCAGATTTTGGGTGCAGCAAGCGGCTAGGGCCAGGCACACTGCCTccaggtgccgccgccgccggcgctgcacaAAGCTCacaagaggcggcggcagcacgtgCGGCGATGCACCAGACAGTGGTGGGCTCGCCCTTCTTTATGGCACCAGAGGTGCTGCGAGAGGACGGCAGCTACACTGGCGCAGCGGACATCTGGTCGGTAGGCTGCttggcgctggagctgctcggcCGTGAGCCATGGGACATCACCGGCAAGAACATCTTTCAAATTATGTTCCGCATTAGCAAGGAGACGGGGATGCCGAGTGGGGTACCAAAGCAGTGCCCAGCGATTCTTCTCGACTTCTTTGAGCGATGCTTCCAGCGGGATACCAAGCGGCGGGCCACCGCGGTACAGCTTCTGGCGCATGAGTGGCTGACGTGCCCCGACAAGGCGctcgaggaggtgccgccgtcgccgctgtcgcagaAGGAGTCGCCGGCGGagtga